Proteins encoded by one window of Bubalus bubalis isolate 160015118507 breed Murrah chromosome 4, NDDB_SH_1, whole genome shotgun sequence:
- the C4H12orf73 gene encoding protein BRAWNIN isoform X2, whose product MPAGVSWTSYLKMFAASLLAMCAGAEVVHRYYRPDLTIPEIPPKPGELKTELLGLTDRQQEHQNSTVPRTL is encoded by the exons ATGCCCGCGGGTGTGTCTTGGACGTCTTACCTGAAAATGTTCGCTGCCAGCCTCCTGGCCATGTGCGCCGGCGCCGAGGTGGTGCATAGGTACTACCGACCAGACCTG aCAATACCTGAAATTCCACCCAAACCTGGAGAACTTAAAACAGAGCTTTTGGGACTGACTGACAGACAACAGGAACATCAAAATTCAACTGTGCCAAGAACTCTGTGA
- the C4H12orf73 gene encoding protein BRAWNIN isoform X1 yields the protein MLWPKASLPSRLRSRAGSDTAFRSGAALIPHTFGPARGHPSGSPAPFRRPLTRCRAPVQQALAEDARGCVLDVLPENVRCQPPGHVRRRRGGA from the exons ATGCTCTGGCCGAAAGCCTCACTTCCGTCCAGGTTACGTTCCCGCGCCGGCAGTGACACCGCTTTCCGGTCCGGCGCGGCCCTTATCCCCCACACTTTCGGTCCGGCCCGCGGCCACCCGTCCGGTTCCCCAGCGCCCTTCCGCCGTCCTCTGACCCGCTGCCGAGCGCCTGTGCAGCAGGCG CTAGCCGAAGATGCCCGCGGGTGTGTCTTGGACGTCTTACCTGAAAATGTTCGCTGCCAGCCTCCTGGCCATGTGCGCCGGCGCCGAGGTGGTGCATAG